The proteins below are encoded in one region of Saccopteryx leptura isolate mSacLep1 chromosome 1, mSacLep1_pri_phased_curated, whole genome shotgun sequence:
- the CCL25 gene encoding C-C motif chemokine 25 isoform X2 → MNLWLLACLVTCFVDIWAPAIQAQGVFEDCCLAYHPHVSLNVLRHARRYVHQDVSGSCNLHAVIFYFPRKQKRVCGKPQAKWVQKGITLLKSQQKHPEGPQGSHSWGKKLSSGPSRLRISLSTFRDHTRNNKRNISLQTTANPGL, encoded by the exons ATGAATTTGTGGCTCCTGGCCTGCCTGGTGACCTGCTTTGTGGACATCTGGGCCCCTGCTATCCAAGCTCAAG GCGTCTTTGAAGACTGCTGCCTGGCTTACCACCCCCACGTTAGCCTGAATGTGCTCCGGCATGCCCGGCGTTATGTGCACCAGGATGTGAGCGGGAGCTGTAACCTGCATGCTGTGAT ATTCTACTTCCCTCGCAAACAGAAGAGGGTGTGTGGGAAACCACAGGCCAAGTGGGTACAAAAAGGGATAACGCTTCTGAAAAGTCAGCAAAAGCATCCTGAAGGCCCCCAAG GATCTCACTCTTGGGGGAAGAAGTTGAGCTCTGGACCCTCTAGGCTCAGAATTTCACTTTCCACATTTAGAGATCATACCAGAAACAATAAGAGAAATATCTCCCTCCAAACAACAGCTAATCCAG GACTGTGA